Sequence from the Panicum virgatum strain AP13 chromosome 5N, P.virgatum_v5, whole genome shotgun sequence genome:
AGATGCAACAGCCTCAAGAATCATGGTCGGCCCATCCTTATGCCCTGTGTATGCGCCTCTCCAAGCAGCCGTGCACTTGTCCCACTTCCAGTGCATACAGTCAATGGAGCCAAGCATGCCTGGCCACCCTCTTGCATGATTAATGGCCATCAATCTAGCTGTATCCTCAGCATTGGGGGCTCTTAGGTATTGTTCACTGAAAACTTTCACAAAATGTTTTAGGCACTCGATGATGGTGCTCTCTCCCATCCTCACGTAGTCATCCAGGAAATCAGCCGAAGCACCATAGGCAAGCATCCGAAGGGCAGCAATAGACTTCTGGATTGAAGAACCCCCAAGAGCTCCAACGACATTGGGCTTCTGACAGAAGTAGTCATCGTGAGACTCCACTGCAGCCACGATTTGCAGGAAGAGAGACTTGGACATCCGGAACCTCCTTCTGAAATGCTTGCAGTTGTATATGCACGGGTCCGCGAAGTAGTCCCGGAATATACCATCATGACCCCCCAAGATACCATTCCGCTCGCTGTGACGACCAGGCAAAAATCCACAAAAGTTCTTCCGCTTGTTCCTCTTTGAGCCCTCAATAAGACCAGCAAGAATTAGGAGGTCATCGTCATCAGATTCGTCGTCTTCATCCCACCACTGATGAAGACTTTTTCCAAACCTTGACATCTGCCATAGAAATAAAACACATAAGTTATACACATAGCTTGTACCAACATATGTGGCAGTATGTGGATCAAATATATAGTATGTGGATCTAAACACATAAGAAAGGGCGTCCAGTGGAGTCAATGGTTCAAATATATTGGACTGGACATATGTGGATCTGTAATTCTGAATCTCTGACTGTAGAATAGCCTTATACCCTTCATCTGTACAGGAGGGAGGACTAAGGTAGAATCAATTTAAGTGCCTGGTATGTAATACTAGAACTATCCATGTGCTGTGCGAAAGCATTCtatgccttttttttctcttgcaGAGGCTTAAACATGGCAAATCATTAGAAGTCAGTGGGTACCATAATAATGACCGACCCTTTTAACAGATGCTAAAGAGCCATTCACTTTGACAAGTGACAAGCAAACCAATGTTAAGGCTGTTGAGTGGAGACCAAATAGTGGCAAGATGATTGCAGTTGCCTGCAATTGTGTATTACTACTACCAGATACTGTAGCTCTTGTTGGCATATGTTACTTTTTGATTGAGGTGATAATTTTCTTTTTAGGGGAGGGATATGCCTCTAGTTAGCATCATATCCTTGCTATATTAGtgcaaaaaaattgaattttcttCACCTGACGCAGGGGAGAGGGCGTGTAGGAGGAGGCTGAGGCTGTCAGGCACCTTCATCTCTGAATACCTGAAGCAACTGAAAggtttttgtttggttttggtaattgagtgacaacattaGGTAGACTAATATTGTTGTATGGAGATATACACAAGGGATTAGTCCACATGagaaggagctcattgcatatgagtcATGACATGAAGTCATGTGACCAAGGTGGTGAAGATCaggacaaggcttggcttgatggaccggttgcaatggagaagggcaagtcaaagTTTTGAAGCGACCGACcacgaggcggtgaagcttgggcaagaccTGGTGCCGATGGatcgaggcaacggtgaagagcggataagatcaagatcgatggaccaaagaggtcatgtgatgatatggattAGATCATATCATATCATTCATGATTGTGTTGGTTCATTGGTTGCATCGACATTTGGAGGATGGAGTTGATGAATGGAGATGAAATggaaatgcgcaaggcaaaggtataacttagggcatttcatttcaccggtctaAGGTTGAGTAGAGAAGTGcttgaccggatttaggatagatggccgtactatcaagaggggcaaacttgtttgcatattggtcatctagtgccacttgtgagatctaacattgcgatgttgctaggatcgagtggcatggtgagatcaagtgaaaatcctttgaaaattattgtgaaaatgctaacatACATGCACATTGTGTTGTTCACTTGGTGTTGCAAAGTCGAaggtgttggagttgatgttgatcaacttggggaagcaagaaaggctttTCGGTATTCTCTGGAGACtaggttggctcttggagtggaatactactttgatccattgtgttttggatcaaatattcaattttattgTATAACCCTCTGAATAAGCTTCTCATTGAATctaagatcacctaatttggacatcggagctaagagttatggccgttttaccgatcGTTTCTGCTGGAAATGTACCTGCGgactgtaacatcccgaaaaattcaccaaaataaattactcgctaaaaatatttttcaaaatactTTCATTACCGAGCTCGAATCTTCTCCGGCAATTCATCGCCCGGGCACCAAAAATCTAATTTCCGTCCCGACATAAAAAATCAATCATCGTTTAAAACTTTGCCTGTCTCCTCGTTTCTCGGGCGCGTCGCTTCTTGTTGACGCCACGCCCGGCTCGCGACCGTCGCCGCGAATCCCACCAgagcctccttttctttttctcctcttttctttttcttttctccttttctttttctccctttttcctttttctctttctccttttctttttctccctttttcctttttctctttctccttttttcttttctcccttttctcTCCCCTTCTGCGTccttccttctcctccttcctgcGGCCTGCTCACGCACAACCCCTGTGCCACGCGCTGCACGCACAACCCCTGTGCCACGCGCTGCACGCCCCCCCTTATGCCCACGCGCATCACGCGCCCGAGATGcgtgccgcgccgctgcccgacCTGTCCCGTCGCCTGTGCCACCTCGACGCCTGAGCTCTCGCGTGAGCAGAGCCACACACGAtgccccgccattgccgccggccGCACAGCGCATCTCCTCCCCTGGCCGCGACTCCCCCGCTACGCGCCACCGCCAACACAGCATCACCCTCGATGGCTGCGCCGCTCAGCGACACCCAGCAAGTGTCCTCGCCGGCCCCCACcaccattaatggccgccgagctcgccggccggcctccacagcgctccaccacctctccccacctataaataggccctgcACGTCGCCCACCACGAGCACCCTCGCCACCGCTCGCCCCCTCCCAAAgcccgcaacgccgccgccacggccataGCCGCCGCTCTCCGCCTGCCGCCGTGGGCAGCCCGCCTCGCTCCATCCCAGCTCAAGGTGAGGAGGGGAATCGAAACCCCTCGGCCTCCACTCCGTTTTCCCCCATCTCCCGGCCTCTCTCGCGCaccagggccgccggccccaAGGCTGCCGGCGCCCCCTGCGCCTCTCCCCTGTCCCAGGtgacgggaggaggaagaaagggcaagtttgcccaaaaccccctgccCTTTCCATCTTTCTATTAAGACCCCCCCTCTATGTTCTTTTCTAAAAGAAGCCTTCCTATTTTTTATCTTTTCAACAATGAACCCTCCACCATACAAACTTAATTACTTAGAGGTCCCTGCTCCTTTCTAAGAGTGGTCCAGAGATTTCCAAAAATTCCTACCAAGCCCTTTCTCCCAGATAATTATAAATAGGTCCCTAGAATCCCGCTTTAGCCCTTGAACCCCTCTTTAActcatcatctcatgcgccaaACATCCTCCGGTCGCCCCAAAACTCGacccacgccatttctaacatgATTTCggccgtgccattagaaaaccacctaaaaatattgttggagtaatgggcttggcccattacttctaaagcattaaaagaatttaaagcccactattaatgctagggaatcaatgcttaattccgtaccgggaattgaggaggatctcaaccgacttaaaaagtggacttcgtgtacaccacttgtgaagccggtaagaggaggacggtgaaccacgcgcgcgcgcgctcgctcgccgcgccacgccaggccgggccgggccgggccgtggccgtggccgaggcgaggcgcggcgcggcacggcgcggccggacgggcggtgcgcgtgcgcgtgcgcgtgcgcggccggacgtgacgtgcaggtgctggtgcggtgcggtgcgacatgatgtgctgagatgagaaggatgttttgcagtaaagagtattaaaacagagggttaatgtcgtcactaatgaccggacattgaaggctctttacgatgtccaggttcgttgaacctgaggcacattaactgctgctcatcaaagccattcatgatgtccaggttcgttgaacttgaggcatatcgtgcctatataaaccagcaccctctcctctcatcctcactcatctcaagcactcatccaggtactcctcttcaggagacctctcccttctccctcagctgctttctgccttccccaccgctagcactgcgcgcacaggtctagcgagagcagggcctccggaacctctgctcgctgaaggtcctgcacgggacgcgggcaattaggtttttggggagcgtcttgacgcgactgctcgctccctgaacgactccttcgtctacttcccgacgtaaccgctcgtgcgaacgactacttcgtctacttcccggcgtaaccgttcgtgggactgcactgcgaacatcttcctgcatcgacatagtttggctacttcgagcaagaccagtcgaatagcatgtctattccagctggtaacggcgcaaccggtgcctccggcactggtcccgccttggggtacttactaaacctactctggtttaattctttgttcatgcttattagtgagaataacatgaacacatgcacatatcttgtacacacattatcactcatttatatcatgaaattgatattaatatttggaattaaaatataccgaaaattgcctagataactaacaatccaaaaacctaattgtgttaataggctttcggtatctagctttgctgtattaatcaaaccaccaccttttgatggttcaaattataaacgttggcaagagcggcttatactgtggttaacactatcgagagtgatccatgtgaaagagggtaagcctgaacaattctctccagaggaagggagtgcgttcgatgaggctgatattctctttcgaggcttgatcattagtgttctcggtgataacctggtggattcttatatccggctgccaactggcaaagcattgtgggatgctcttgaggctcaatatggagtatctgacgccgggagtgagttgtatatcatggagcagttccttgagtacaggatggtcgaagaccgttctgtagtggaacaggctcatgaaatacatactctggcaaaagatctcaaaaattgcagcaaagagtccccatgtgtgttacccaataagtttgtggccggaggtataatctctaagctgccaccttcttggagggactttgctacttctctaaaacacaagagacaggagttcacaatagatggactcatagggactcttgatgttgaggagaaggcgagagcaaaggacatacatgggaaaggagttgttggtgcttcaagtgccaatcttgttcagaagaacaactcccacaagaacaagaaaaagccaccgcagaaccaaccaaagactaagaagacaaccacttttaagaagaagaagaagacgggagcttgctatgtgtgcgctagtacggatcactttgctgcaaagtgtccgaaccgcaaaggcaacgactccgccaacatggttattagcgagcctggaggaacttcggggtacggtaatttattacctactgttctttcagtctttggttcacccgagtggtgggttgacactggtgctaatattcatgtttgtgctgatgcttctttgttctcttcttaccagaccggcgggacttcctccttgctgatggggaacggatcacatgcgcgtgttcttggtgttggtacggtaaatctgaagtttacttcggggaagaccatgcagctgaagaacgtgcaacatgtccccaccatcaagaagaatttagtcagcggctctctactgtgtagagatggtttcaaattagtctttgagtccaataaatgtatcttgtctaagtttggtacttttgttggaaaaggttatgaaagcggagacttgttccgtctttctttgtcagatatttgtaataaaattgcatacaatgttattaacgttgatgaaacaaatgtttggcattcgaggctttgtcacgttaattttggttgtatgatgtgcttagctaatttgagcttaattccaaagttcacttttgtcaaaaattctaagtgtcatgtatgtgttgaatcaaaacaaactcgtaagcctcataagaccgcggaggcaaggagcttggcacccttagaattaattcattccgatttgtgcgaaatgaatggagtgttgacaaaaggtggtaaaaaatatttcatgactttgattgatgatagtactagattttgttacatctatttgttgaagtcaaaagatgaagctttacactattttaaaatctataaagttgaagtagaaaaccaacttgagagaaagatcaaaagagttaggtcagatcgtggtggcgagtatttctcaaatttatttactttattctgcgaggaacatggtattattcatgaaaggacgcctccctattcacctcagtcaaatggggttgccgaaagaaagaaccgcactctaacggatttggttaacgccatgttagatacagcgggactttccaaggaatggtggggtgaggctatattgactgcatgtcatgtcctaaaccgtgttcctacaaagaataaagagataactccattcgaggaatgggagaagaaaaggccaacactgtcatacttacgtacatggggttgtttggcaaaagtgagtgtgccaataaccaagaaacgtaagcttggacctaaaactgtggattgtatctttctaggttatgctattcacagcattggatatagatttttaatagtgaaatctggagtacctgacatgcatgttggtactataatggagtccagagatgctacattttttgaaaacatttttcacatgagagatgaaacaagttcatctaggcaagagttcatcgaggatgatggctctgctgagccgatagaacacaatgaacatacacttgtagaaaatcctgaggaggataacaatgatgctccgagaaagagcaagagacaaaggactgtaaagtcttttggtgatgatttcattgtatacctcatagatgatacacccagaaccattgaagaggcatattcatctcctgatgctgactattggaaggaagcagtaaggagtgagatggattctattatgtctaatggaacctgggaggtcgttgaacgtccttatggatgtaaaccggttggatgcaagtgggtgttcaagaaaaagcttaggccagatggtactattgaaaagtacaaggctaggcttgtggccaagggttataccgaaaaagaaggagaagatttctttgacacttattcaccagttgcccgattgaccacaattcgagtgttactttccctggcagcctcttatggtcttctcgttcatcagatggacgttaagacggctttcctcaatggagagttagaagaggagatctatatggatcagccggatgggtttgtatcaaagggtcaagaaggaatggtttgtaagttgttaaaatctttatatggtctcaagcaagcgcctaagcagtggcatgaaaagtttgatagaactttgacctctgccggctttgttgtgaacgaagctgacagatgtgtgtactatcgctatggtggggctgaatgagtgattttgtgcttgtatgtggatgacatactgatctttggcactagccttaatgtgattaaggaagtcaaaaagtttttatctcaaaattttgagatgaaggatctgggagaagatgatgttatccttaatataaaactggtaaaagagatcaatggtggggtgattcttacacagtctcactatgtggagaaggtgttaagtcgctttggttatagcgactataaacctgtctcaacaccatatgatgccagtttaattcttagaaagaacaaaaggataatgcgagatcagctgagatattctcagatcattggttcattaatgtatttagcgagcgctacaagacctgacatctcgtttgctgtaagcaaactgagccggtttgtttcaaacccgggagatgatcattggaaggctcttgaaagagtaatgcgctatctgaaggggacaatgaactatggaattcactacaccgggtacccaagggtattagaagggtatagtgattcaaattggatttctgatgctgatgagataaaggccacaagtggatatgtgtttacacttggtggtggagctgtttcctggaagtcttacaagcagaccatcttaacgaggtcaactatggaagcagaactcacagcattagataccgccactgttgaggctgagtggcttcgtgagctccttatggacttgccgatagttgaaaaaccgttaccggcaatcctaatgaactgtgacaattaaacggtaattgtcaaggtgaatagttcaaaggataacatgaagtcatctagacatgtgaaaggcggttgaaatctgtcagaaaattgagaaactccggagttatagccctggactatgttcagacggctaaaaatctggcagatcagtttacaaagggtctttcacgaaatgtgatagacaatgcatctatggagttgggcttgagacccacgtgagtcattctatagtggaaacctgtcctatgtgatcagagatcccgtgaattaggatggtgaaacaaactaaagtctgactgtgagaagagaacctttgtgaaaagggctcattccgtgtataaggtgcatttctcttctaatctgtatggcaggttggtctataccttaatgtgtgccaggtggtttcttttaaacaaatgagttgttttcttgaaacaaagatgttgtcctacagaacatctgaaaggaacacacctatatgagtttgaccattggtcatggtctatgagaattgggtattctctagaaactcatgaagggcctggagtatgacttataagctccaaaccgcggggatgcttttgcagcctagtaccagtgtagggctctggtcaaacttgtttgcac
This genomic interval carries:
- the LOC120674613 gene encoding uncharacterized protein LOC120674613 → MSRFGKSLHQWWDEDDESDDDDLLILAGLIEGSKRNKRKNFCGFLPGRHSERNGILGGHDGIFRDYFADPCIYNCKHFRRRFRMSKSLFLQIVAAVESHDDYFCQKPNVVGALGGSSIQKSIAALRMLAYGASADFLDDYVRMGESTIIECLKHFVKVFSEQYLRAPNAEDTARLMAINHARGWPGMLGSIDCMHWKWDKCTAAWRGAYTGHKDGPTMILEAVASQDLWIWHAFFGLPGSLNNVNVLRRSPLF